The Candidatus Omnitrophota bacterium genome window below encodes:
- the recR gene encoding recombination mediator RecR, translating to MAYPKIVENLIEKLMKLPGIGRRSAERILFHLLSAPKEDVRELCDVITKIKEGLMFCRICNNLSEAEVCLICSDTNRDERTICVVENPKDVLAIERTGAYRGHYHVLLGSIAPAEGRGPDDLKIHHLVKRVENQDIKEVVIATDPDTEGETTALYITRELKDTGVKISRIGLGIPVGSALEYADLSTLSVSLSSRRQIE from the coding sequence ATGGCCTATCCTAAAATTGTCGAGAATCTTATTGAAAAATTAATGAAACTTCCCGGAATAGGGCGGCGCAGCGCCGAGCGTATTCTTTTTCATCTTCTAAGCGCGCCCAAAGAAGATGTCAGGGAATTATGCGATGTGATCACGAAGATCAAGGAAGGATTGATGTTTTGCCGTATTTGTAACAACTTAAGCGAAGCAGAAGTTTGCCTGATCTGCAGTGACACCAACCGCGATGAGCGAACGATTTGCGTTGTAGAAAATCCTAAAGATGTTTTAGCTATTGAACGTACCGGTGCTTACCGGGGCCATTACCATGTTCTGTTGGGGTCTATCGCTCCGGCCGAAGGACGGGGGCCGGATGATCTAAAGATCCATCATTTGGTTAAGCGAGTTGAAAATCAAGATATTAAAGAAGTTGTCATTGCAACCGACCCGGACACGGAAGGTGAAACAACAGCGCTTTATATTACGCGGGAACTTAAAGATACGGGAGTTAAGATCAGCCGGATTGGATTAGGAATTCCGGTGGGAAGCGCTTTAGAGTATGCGGACCTTTCAACGCTTTCTGTTTCTCTTTCATCGCGTCGGCAAATAGAGTAG